In one window of bacterium DNA:
- a CDS encoding DUF3696 domain-containing protein produces MLKQLRIRNFKGWKDTGTIRMAPISLFFGANSSGKSSIGQFLMMLKQTVESPDRKAVFYPGGKNSVVQLGSYQEMVFHRDPKNKITFGYRWSLPETLKFKDPLSDQVFSGNELSFKAGVELSDATMHLVQVSKFEYRLLNNGEQALSIELSRKTEKHEYSASAKQYSLVRKKMRAWALKDIVRFYGFPDEVVAYYQNADFVQDLNLAQEKLFNSIFYLGPLRTKADRLYTWGGITPESVGFSGENTVAAILAARDRKISFGYRRPAKPLEEIIALKLKEMGLIEEFKVNPISEQRQEYEVKVRTRGSKDWVDLPDVGFGISQVLPVLVQCFYAPAGSIILMEQPEIHLHPNAQSALADVMIDVINSRENGSDRNIQLVIETHSEHFLRRLQRRIAEDAVSQEKVSAYFANISRTPATLEPLQIDVFGNIQNWPENFFGDEMGDITEQAKAAMKKRMQKTEDPEASA; encoded by the coding sequence ATGCTGAAACAACTACGAATACGAAACTTCAAAGGCTGGAAGGACACTGGTACCATTCGCATGGCTCCCATTTCTCTGTTCTTTGGTGCCAACAGCTCGGGAAAATCCAGCATCGGGCAATTCCTGATGATGCTGAAGCAGACAGTGGAGTCACCAGACAGAAAGGCGGTTTTTTATCCTGGGGGCAAAAACTCGGTAGTTCAACTTGGCTCCTATCAGGAAATGGTCTTTCATCGTGACCCGAAAAACAAGATCACCTTCGGCTACCGGTGGTCTTTGCCGGAAACACTGAAGTTCAAGGACCCTTTGTCCGACCAGGTGTTCTCCGGTAACGAATTGAGTTTCAAAGCAGGCGTTGAGCTCAGCGATGCGACAATGCACTTGGTCCAGGTTTCAAAGTTCGAGTATCGACTACTAAACAATGGTGAACAGGCGCTTTCGATCGAGCTATCAAGGAAAACTGAGAAGCATGAATATTCCGCTTCAGCTAAACAATACTCCCTTGTCCGGAAAAAGATGCGTGCTTGGGCACTCAAGGACATTGTTCGGTTCTATGGATTCCCTGATGAGGTTGTGGCCTATTATCAAAATGCGGATTTCGTTCAGGACCTCAATCTCGCGCAAGAGAAATTATTCAACTCAATATTCTACCTTGGGCCACTCAGAACAAAAGCTGATAGGCTTTATACCTGGGGTGGCATCACCCCTGAAAGCGTTGGGTTTTCTGGCGAAAATACTGTCGCGGCCATTTTGGCTGCAAGAGATCGTAAAATCAGTTTCGGGTATCGGAGGCCTGCAAAACCTCTCGAAGAAATAATTGCCCTCAAGCTCAAGGAAATGGGACTGATCGAAGAATTCAAGGTCAACCCAATTTCCGAACAACGGCAGGAGTACGAGGTAAAGGTTCGCACAAGAGGATCAAAAGATTGGGTTGATCTTCCAGATGTTGGATTTGGCATATCTCAGGTGCTACCGGTACTGGTGCAGTGTTTTTATGCTCCGGCTGGATCGATCATCCTGATGGAACAGCCAGAGATTCACTTGCATCCGAATGCACAATCGGCGTTGGCGGATGTGATGATCGACGTCATCAACTCCCGGGAGAACGGATCAGACAGGAATATCCAGTTGGTCATCGAAACCCACTCTGAACATTTCCTGCGCCGCCTGCAGCGCCGCATCGCTGAGGATGCAGTCTCGCAGGAAAAAGTATCGGCCTATTTCGCCAATATCAGTAGGACACCCGCAACCCTAGAGCCGTTGCAAATAGACGTCTTTGGCAACATCCAGAACTGGCCGGAGAACTTTTTCGGCGATGAAATGGGCGACATAACCGAGCAGGCCAAAGCCGCCATGAAGAAGAGGATGCAAAAAACCGAAGATCCGGAGGCGTCCGCATGA
- a CDS encoding RNA ligase family protein: MPGVDIRGDKVFTESEREEFLTHEVTVEEKVDGANLGLSFDSDGNFRAQNRGAYLHLPSSGQWEKLDDWLRLNTETLFDHLTDRYILFGEWCYAQHSIFYGSLPDWFLAFDIYDREKHLFLATARRDQLFADMHITKVPYIARGKFTYPEVRELLSQSKLTNLPAEGIYLRAGHGEWLERRAKLVRPEFIQAVEQHWFRSAIRPNCLNIRSNFLNS; this comes from the coding sequence TTGCCAGGGGTTGATATCAGGGGTGATAAGGTTTTTACAGAATCAGAACGTGAAGAATTCCTGACGCATGAGGTGACTGTAGAAGAAAAAGTAGACGGGGCGAACTTGGGGCTATCGTTTGATTCAGATGGGAATTTTCGCGCCCAGAACAGGGGGGCTTATTTGCATTTACCCAGCTCGGGGCAGTGGGAAAAACTCGACGATTGGTTGAGGCTCAACACCGAAACGCTTTTCGATCATCTTACTGACCGATACATCCTGTTTGGTGAGTGGTGTTATGCACAGCATTCAATTTTCTATGGCAGCCTACCTGACTGGTTTCTTGCCTTCGATATTTACGACCGAGAGAAACATCTCTTCCTGGCCACGGCACGCCGGGATCAACTATTCGCCGATATGCATATCACTAAAGTTCCATATATTGCACGTGGGAAATTTACTTATCCTGAGGTTCGAGAACTCTTATCACAATCGAAGTTGACAAATCTACCAGCTGAGGGGATTTATTTACGAGCTGGACACGGTGAATGGCTTGAACGACGTGCCAAACTAGTGCGTCCCGAATTTATCCAGGCTGTAGAGCAACATTGGTTTCGTTCCGCCATCAGACCAAACTGCCTAAATATCCGATCGAATTTCTTAAACAGTTGA
- a CDS encoding site-specific integrase: MKKIIDKHIRQLPDGRFRVDIRLSRKERPRRTFINREDARSFVRKILLEREDEKSVKRGLKRPRLRIMDVIDEFEQYHVGRAASTLKRYQPIFQYLREFCIANNITLLSDFSQVHASLLQQQLMAPCIDPKGSTGKVKTRQAKTVNMYISKYKTMFNREVRKRSLQFNPFDHIESLPVQKRPPEYYKDEQLRAFFRVEMHPAHKDAFFGMLHTGARFSEIAELKWTDVFIDEDMPYLRIWASPDGSLKTGNAYRLIPINEDLLRVLRRIREQDSESDLVFMAPQGGKLRERAMLAVCSKVAKRAGIGHGTNHLFRHTFATKLAELGFPVQYISRLMGHATIAQTMRYIHMETRGLGHVVQDLVGIVPISD, encoded by the coding sequence ATGAAAAAGATCATTGACAAGCACATTCGTCAGTTGCCTGACGGACGATTCCGCGTTGACATTCGTCTCAGCCGCAAAGAGCGGCCCCGGCGAACATTTATCAATCGTGAAGACGCCCGATCCTTCGTGCGGAAGATCCTGCTCGAAAGGGAGGACGAGAAGAGCGTGAAGCGGGGCCTGAAAAGGCCCCGTCTTCGCATCATGGATGTAATCGATGAATTCGAACAGTATCACGTCGGACGCGCGGCGTCGACACTGAAACGCTACCAACCAATCTTCCAGTACCTCCGGGAATTCTGTATCGCGAACAATATCACGCTGCTTTCAGATTTCTCTCAGGTTCACGCCTCCCTTCTACAGCAGCAGCTCATGGCTCCGTGTATCGATCCCAAAGGATCGACAGGGAAGGTGAAAACGCGTCAAGCCAAAACCGTCAACATGTACATCTCCAAGTACAAAACGATGTTCAACCGTGAAGTAAGAAAGCGTTCGCTACAGTTCAATCCCTTCGACCATATCGAGAGCTTGCCAGTCCAAAAGCGGCCGCCTGAGTACTACAAGGATGAACAACTTCGTGCGTTCTTCCGTGTTGAGATGCATCCAGCTCATAAGGATGCCTTCTTCGGCATGCTTCACACTGGAGCACGCTTCAGTGAGATCGCAGAACTGAAATGGACTGATGTCTTCATTGACGAGGACATGCCCTATCTGCGTATATGGGCGTCCCCAGACGGCAGTCTGAAGACAGGAAATGCCTATCGGCTCATCCCGATCAACGAAGACCTGTTAAGAGTGCTGAGACGTATTCGTGAACAGGACTCAGAATCAGACTTGGTATTCATGGCTCCTCAGGGTGGTAAGCTTCGCGAGAGGGCGATGTTGGCAGTATGCTCCAAGGTTGCAAAACGCGCTGGTATCGGTCATGGGACGAACCACCTATTTCGGCATACGTTCGCAACGAAACTTGCTGAACTTGGATTTCCAGTTCAGTACATCTCCCGGTTGATGGGCCATGCTACCATCGCACAGACAATGCGCTACATACACATGGAAACAAGAGGTCTCGGGCACGTCGTTCAGGATCTTGTCGGCATTGTCCCTATTTCAGACTGA
- a CDS encoding helix-turn-helix domain-containing protein, which yields MTAAQQNQDPVEGVRKRLLATYQKSLLSISEVAKELGVSETFVRDRTEDSRIPVVRLGDLVKVRIEVLAQLVVEGVD from the coding sequence ATGACGGCAGCCCAGCAGAATCAAGACCCGGTTGAGGGGGTGCGCAAGCGCCTCCTCGCCACGTATCAAAAATCACTTCTCTCCATCAGCGAGGTTGCGAAGGAACTCGGTGTTTCGGAAACCTTCGTCCGTGACAGGACCGAGGATAGCCGGATCCCCGTCGTTCGGCTCGGGGACCTGGTCAAAGTCCGTATCGAGGTGCTCGCGCAGCTCGTCGTTGAGGGGGTGGATTGA
- a CDS encoding IS1595 family transposase: protein MLEYFVLGVPAYRLRFRTPASVRTVERFYRAIRKTLWIHQHADSEQLNGSIECDETCFGGYRPGKQGWGAAGKIIVFGLLKRNGTVRAFPIPARDKENVLDLLSENTSLGSLYFTDEWRVYASLSVRGEHVVVRKERGKPKGRDHINGIEGFWSCAKHWLYQYRGAAKKLFPIYLAELCYRFNHRDEDLYPLILKLLQSTHVEEIAQ from the coding sequence CTGCTTGAGTACTTCGTGCTCGGTGTCCCTGCCTACCGTCTCCGCTTTCGTACTCCAGCCTCCGTTCGTACCGTCGAACGGTTCTATCGCGCAATCAGAAAGACGCTTTGGATCCACCAGCATGCCGACAGCGAGCAACTCAATGGATCGATTGAGTGCGATGAGACCTGTTTTGGCGGGTATCGGCCAGGGAAACAAGGCTGGGGAGCTGCCGGGAAGATCATCGTCTTCGGGTTGCTCAAGCGAAACGGAACCGTGCGTGCCTTCCCGATCCCTGCACGCGACAAAGAAAATGTGCTGGACCTGCTCAGCGAGAACACGAGTCTAGGAAGTCTGTACTTCACTGATGAATGGCGAGTCTATGCTTCTTTGTCTGTACGTGGAGAACATGTTGTCGTTCGAAAAGAACGTGGGAAGCCCAAAGGCCGTGACCATATCAACGGTATCGAGGGGTTCTGGAGTTGCGCGAAACACTGGCTGTATCAATACCGCGGTGCGGCGAAAAAGTTATTTCCCATTTATCTGGCAGAACTTTGCTACCGATTCAACCACCGCGATGAAGACCTTTATCCGTTGATATTAAAGCTGTTACAGTCGACTCATGTTGAGGAAATAGCGCAATAA
- a CDS encoding host-nuclease inhibitor Gam family protein, with protein sequence MTDMTSFIDELIEEQENHDAAQTEAHADLLLLEISNLQQSIADTFTTAEEEQTLIQKWALSRTTKMQDRIDRISQYLETFMTERHESSGEKTLNLAHGTLRIRKSREKVEITDLGEFLKHARPEMLRTQPESSAPDMAGIRSWMKMSGKVPPGVEVTPGKNEFSIKIEEQPHGTDTKG encoded by the coding sequence ATGACTGATATGACATCGTTCATTGATGAGCTGATCGAAGAGCAGGAAAATCATGACGCAGCTCAAACGGAGGCGCACGCGGATTTGCTTCTGCTGGAGATATCCAACCTTCAGCAATCCATCGCGGACACGTTCACCACTGCCGAGGAAGAGCAAACGCTGATCCAGAAGTGGGCTTTGTCCCGCACGACGAAGATGCAGGACCGCATTGATCGTATCAGCCAGTATCTGGAAACGTTCATGACAGAGCGCCATGAATCATCGGGAGAGAAAACACTGAATCTGGCTCACGGGACGCTGCGCATTAGAAAGTCACGCGAAAAAGTCGAGATCACTGACTTGGGGGAATTCCTGAAACACGCCCGGCCAGAAATGCTGAGAACGCAGCCGGAATCCAGCGCGCCAGATATGGCTGGTATCCGGTCCTGGATGAAGATGTCAGGCAAAGTCCCGCCTGGCGTTGAGGTCACCCCCGGCAAAAACGAATTTTCCATCAAGATAGAGGAACAGCCGCATGGAACAGACACAAAGGGCTAA
- a CDS encoding DUF932 domain-containing protein, which translates to MTDVERRLSPYLFPVAETSVYRDGAGENGVPQLSKDYKAIVRQDNGQLISIQRKTYKLVPNSEVIKPLMDQLHKLDTSWYVDSSHSFVDDARMRLQISFPELIVHDGRSDIALSLYLHNSYDSSEGVRMYFGAIRAICKNGMVFGQILSKFYGKHTTGFDMENLQRELSATAEKLPVIKHRIGTLLESKVDKNLRMEIDRRLGKRVTKYIEQQEQETQRAQNQWAMYNIITYYVSHLVRQRMRADYQLRASKIFGL; encoded by the coding sequence ATGACCGACGTTGAACGGCGGTTATCGCCATACCTGTTTCCCGTGGCTGAAACATCCGTGTACCGTGACGGTGCCGGAGAGAATGGTGTGCCGCAACTCTCAAAAGACTACAAGGCCATCGTCCGCCAGGACAACGGCCAGCTCATCTCGATACAGCGGAAGACGTACAAGCTCGTTCCGAACTCGGAAGTCATCAAACCACTCATGGATCAGCTGCACAAGCTCGACACGTCCTGGTACGTTGACAGTTCTCATTCATTCGTGGATGATGCCCGGATGAGACTGCAGATATCCTTTCCGGAACTCATTGTCCATGACGGACGTAGCGATATCGCACTGAGCCTCTACCTGCATAACAGCTACGACAGCTCTGAGGGCGTTCGTATGTACTTCGGAGCCATACGAGCAATCTGCAAGAACGGAATGGTCTTTGGCCAGATCCTTAGCAAATTCTATGGCAAGCACACGACGGGCTTCGATATGGAAAACCTGCAGCGTGAGCTTTCGGCCACAGCGGAAAAACTTCCAGTGATCAAGCACCGCATCGGCACGCTCCTGGAATCGAAGGTCGACAAAAATCTCCGCATGGAGATCGACCGCCGCCTGGGCAAGCGCGTGACCAAGTACATAGAGCAGCAGGAGCAGGAAACCCAGCGGGCACAGAACCAGTGGGCCATGTACAATATTATCACCTACTACGTGAGTCACTTGGTTCGCCAGCGGATGCGTGCAGACTACCAGCTCCGAGCGAGCAAGATTTTCGGACTGTAG
- a CDS encoding helix-turn-helix transcriptional regulator has translation MEDAQTKSIHRRDYSILLDMLIELRQKKNMTQVELAKRIGKDQTYLSKIERGIRRVDVVELRSILSALGKDFVSFVREFEKALSMK, from the coding sequence ATGGAAGACGCACAAACGAAATCGATACATCGCAGGGATTACAGCATTTTGCTGGATATGCTCATTGAGCTGCGCCAGAAGAAAAACATGACGCAGGTGGAGCTGGCGAAACGTATCGGGAAGGATCAGACGTATCTTTCCAAGATCGAGCGCGGCATACGGCGCGTGGATGTCGTGGAACTGCGGTCAATCCTGTCCGCACTCGGAAAAGACTTCGTCAGTTTTGTTCGGGAATTTGAAAAAGCACTTTCAATGAAGTAG
- a CDS encoding trypsin-like peptidase domain-containing protein — protein sequence MLRSLFFFALCGLIAVPAHAQLDEHSIVKIFVTSTPPNPYRPWAPSNPTEATGTGFIIEGNRIITNAHVVAYSTFVMVRRGGDSKKYVAHPEYVCHQADLAVLTVEDQQFFEGVPPLSIGESPSTQDQVTVVGYPTGGDELSWTSGIISRIEVNAYAHSWESLLTIQVDAAINPGNSGGPAIVDGKVVGVSMMTRTDADGVSYIIPPEIIDHFLADIEDGRVDGYPLAGFTYVALENPGLRKQFGLDPEGETGVFIRDASFPPSGNQVFQKGDIVLAVDNVPVHSNGKIRNGLNMLDLSYLVRRKQVGEMVPFSIMRDGKTMTVDWKAEYVPELVPYRSYSRVTPYYLFGGVLFTILTGDVIYADTEDWPDPELYYFTTRHRRETRKQIIFVHSIFQHEQTRGMIGQVHIVSTIDGKSVASFKDLVEMLDKADGTVSIVCDSGLTLKLDADEARSIEPDIMETYGIPKKKVL from the coding sequence ATGCTTCGTTCTCTGTTTTTCTTTGCGCTGTGCGGCTTGATCGCAGTACCTGCACACGCTCAGCTCGATGAACACTCGATTGTCAAGATTTTCGTCACATCGACGCCGCCTAATCCATATCGGCCCTGGGCACCAAGCAATCCCACGGAGGCTACCGGGACCGGTTTCATCATTGAAGGCAACCGCATCATCACGAACGCGCATGTTGTCGCGTACAGTACCTTTGTTATGGTGCGCCGGGGCGGTGACTCGAAGAAATATGTCGCACACCCGGAATATGTTTGTCATCAGGCTGACCTGGCCGTGCTTACAGTAGAAGACCAACAGTTTTTTGAAGGTGTTCCGCCGCTATCGATCGGCGAAAGTCCGTCGACGCAGGATCAGGTTACTGTTGTAGGATATCCTACGGGTGGTGATGAGCTTTCCTGGACATCCGGCATCATATCCCGTATTGAAGTCAATGCCTACGCCCACTCATGGGAGTCGCTACTCACCATCCAAGTTGATGCAGCAATCAATCCAGGTAACAGCGGTGGTCCTGCCATTGTCGATGGAAAAGTTGTGGGCGTATCGATGATGACCCGCACCGATGCAGACGGGGTGAGTTACATCATACCCCCGGAGATCATCGACCATTTCCTCGCAGATATTGAGGACGGCAGAGTCGATGGCTATCCGCTCGCAGGATTTACCTATGTCGCGTTGGAAAATCCCGGTCTCCGAAAGCAATTTGGCCTCGATCCTGAAGGAGAGACCGGCGTCTTCATCCGGGATGCTTCCTTCCCGCCAAGTGGCAATCAGGTTTTTCAAAAAGGCGATATTGTCCTGGCGGTGGATAACGTGCCGGTGCATTCGAATGGAAAGATCCGTAATGGGCTGAACATGCTCGACCTTTCCTATCTTGTTCGTCGGAAGCAAGTAGGAGAAATGGTACCATTCAGTATCATGCGGGATGGGAAAACTATGACCGTCGACTGGAAGGCCGAATATGTTCCTGAGCTTGTCCCATACCGCAGCTACAGCCGGGTTACGCCATATTATCTGTTCGGTGGTGTGTTGTTTACGATACTCACCGGCGATGTCATCTACGCGGACACCGAGGATTGGCCGGATCCGGAGCTCTACTACTTCACGACACGGCACCGAAGGGAAACGCGGAAGCAGATCATTTTCGTGCATTCCATTTTCCAGCACGAACAGACACGTGGAATGATAGGGCAGGTACATATCGTCAGCACGATCGATGGCAAGAGTGTGGCAAGCTTCAAGGATCTTGTTGAGATGCTGGACAAGGCAGACGGTACCGTGAGCATCGTTTGCGATTCTGGCCTTACGCTAAAGCTCGATGCCGATGAAGCGCGGAGCATTGAACCCGATATCATGGAGACCTATGGTATTCCGAAGAAAAAAGTCCTCTGA
- the radC gene encoding DNA repair protein RadC: MQYEHCTTEQLVQEIIGRRIHDLPHLRDIKRNPDLLLTIDGIGAVSAKRIRAALELGIRYATEPSTDKPVITGPEDVVEIYGPRLRDLDHERFYVLLMDNGGRITYEHLVSQGIANASLVHPREVFREAIRRSASNMILLHNHPSAVREASQEDFLITSQLVEAGKIIDIQIHDHIIIAGHSYVSFAENGWLEASS; encoded by the coding sequence ATGCAGTACGAGCACTGCACGACCGAACAGCTCGTGCAAGAAATCATCGGCAGACGCATTCATGATCTGCCTCACTTGCGAGACATCAAACGAAATCCTGACTTACTACTAACCATTGATGGCATTGGCGCTGTATCTGCAAAACGGATACGTGCTGCGCTTGAGCTTGGAATCCGGTATGCAACTGAGCCGAGTACAGATAAACCAGTGATAACAGGTCCTGAGGATGTCGTGGAGATTTACGGCCCCAGGCTTCGCGACCTCGACCACGAACGGTTTTACGTCTTGCTCATGGATAACGGCGGCAGGATCACGTACGAACACTTGGTATCGCAAGGCATAGCGAATGCGAGTCTTGTGCATCCAAGAGAAGTATTTCGGGAAGCCATACGACGTTCTGCATCGAACATGATACTACTTCACAACCATCCGAGTGCAGTTCGTGAGGCTAGTCAAGAAGATTTTCTCATCACATCTCAGCTTGTCGAAGCTGGAAAAATCATTGACATACAGATTCACGATCACATAATCATCGCCGGTCATTCCTACGTGAGTTTTGCGGAGAATGGCTGGCTGGAGGCATCATCATGA